A genomic region of Gossypium hirsutum isolate 1008001.06 chromosome D01, Gossypium_hirsutum_v2.1, whole genome shotgun sequence contains the following coding sequences:
- the LOC107940625 gene encoding chaperone protein dnaJ 11, chloroplastic produces the protein MASASSALASFTFSSPHFMGHKVSIEEPSSMPARVHFRQLRVSAACASTAERPVSHIACPSSLYEVLGIQMGATSKEIKAAYRRLARVLHPDVSANGRNDAAANEFIKVHEAYSTLSDPEKRADYDRTLLFRPRRSFSVSIESMAGQTSSGFSGYSKRTWETDQCW, from the coding sequence ATGGCTTCCGCATCTTCTGCATTGGCTTCTTTCACCTTTTCCTCTCCGCATTTCATGGGCCATAAGGTTTCCATCGAAGAACCGAGCTCCATGCCGGCACGTGTTCATTTTCGGCAACTTCGTGTCTCCGCCGCTTGTGCGTCGACGGCTGAGAGACCGGTTTCCCACATTGCTTGCCCATCGTCACTGTACGAGGTATTGGGGATTCAGATGGGCGCCACGAGTAAGGAAATCAAGGCTGCTTACCGGAGACTGGCGCGGGTTCTACACCCTGATGTCTCGGCTAATGGTCGAAACGACGCCGCTGCCAACGAGTTCATCAAAGTACATGAAGCTTACTCTACGCTATCGGATCCTGAGAAACGGGCGGATTATGATCGAACGTTGTTGTTCAGGCCAAGACGGTCCTTTTCTGTTTCCATCGAATCGATGGCCGGTCAAACGTCTTCAGGGTTTTCTGGTTATTCGAAACGAACATGGGAAACCGATCAATGTTGGTGA